One Solibacillus sp. R5-41 DNA segment encodes these proteins:
- a CDS encoding DNA-deoxyinosine glycosylase: protein MQPIENVLPPIVNQQTKILIVGSMPSQQSLEKQQYYGNPRNHFWPIIGEILKVVIPKDYDQRIQLLCKHHIGLWDSIQSCERKGSLDATIKNEIPNNFELLFSQYPQIELILFNGGKSFDVYRKRVGLATLNGRAYEKMPSTSPIPGKNIKTFEQKIMIWKSMEPYL, encoded by the coding sequence ATGCAGCCCATAGAAAATGTATTACCACCCATTGTTAATCAGCAGACGAAAATACTAATTGTGGGCTCTATGCCTAGCCAGCAGTCTTTAGAAAAACAACAGTACTACGGCAATCCACGCAATCATTTTTGGCCAATAATCGGGGAAATTTTGAAAGTAGTCATTCCTAAAGATTATGATCAGCGCATTCAATTGCTATGTAAGCATCACATAGGTTTATGGGATTCAATTCAAAGCTGCGAACGTAAAGGGAGCTTAGATGCTACGATCAAAAATGAAATACCTAATAATTTTGAATTGCTCTTTTCGCAGTATCCGCAAATCGAACTTATCTTATTTAATGGTGGTAAATCTTTTGATGTTTATAGAAAACGAGTTGGACTTGCGACCTTAAATGGGCGTGCGTATGAAAAAATGCCATCAACAAGTCCGATTCCAGGAAAGAATATTAAAACATTCGAGCAAAAAATAATGATATGGAAGAGCATGGAGCCATATTTATAG
- a CDS encoding glutathione ABC transporter substrate-binding protein — translation MKLNRIGMLLFMVVFVLMLAACNDDKDDTKTGEKSDSSVQTDTNVDETVESGGELIVEVLSEAVELDPHGSNDVPSNNVQRNIFETLVIRNFETGDIEPLLAESWEYIDELTLQLKLRQGVKFHDGTDFNASAVKANLDRILDPNIASPRLSNFEPIKEIVIIDDYTVQIKTEKPYGPLLFTLTHPGGNMMSPAVIEEDYKRMESGGEARAYGNENPIGTGFVKLDKWIPGQEIRLVKNTEYWGEQVAYDSVVFKTVPESQTRAADLEAGYAHIIDPVQPTEVPLVEGFANMINQPSVSISYLGFNTEKAPFDNAKVRQAISKALDRKSIIDGVYDGFGVAAFGPLSPMVWGYTEDVTHQDTNIEEAKKLLEEAGFKDGFKTTIWTNDNPQRQQIAIILQETLKQLKIDVSIEVMEWGAYLEKTSKGDHDMFMLGWAPSTGDADGALYPLFHSSDIGNNNRTRYSNPELDKLLEAGRVETDDTKRESIYKEAQEIINAEAPAAFVHHQAYLTGYSKNVSGFSVDATGIYQLHKVKISK, via the coding sequence ATGAAGCTAAATCGTATAGGCATGCTATTATTTATGGTTGTATTCGTTTTAATGTTGGCTGCATGTAACGATGATAAGGATGACACTAAAACAGGGGAAAAATCGGATTCAAGTGTCCAAACTGATACAAATGTTGACGAAACTGTCGAATCAGGCGGCGAGTTAATTGTAGAAGTATTATCAGAAGCAGTTGAGTTAGATCCACATGGCTCGAATGACGTTCCTTCTAATAATGTTCAGCGTAACATCTTTGAAACACTAGTTATTCGTAATTTTGAAACAGGTGATATTGAGCCGTTGTTGGCAGAATCTTGGGAGTACATTGATGAATTAACTTTACAGTTAAAGCTTCGTCAAGGTGTAAAATTTCATGATGGAACAGATTTTAATGCTTCAGCAGTAAAAGCGAACTTAGATCGAATTCTTGATCCAAACATCGCATCTCCTCGCCTTTCAAACTTTGAACCAATTAAAGAGATTGTAATAATAGATGATTACACTGTGCAAATTAAAACAGAAAAGCCATATGGTCCATTATTGTTCACATTAACACACCCAGGTGGAAATATGATGAGCCCAGCAGTTATTGAAGAAGACTACAAGCGTATGGAAAGCGGCGGAGAAGCTCGCGCATACGGAAATGAAAATCCAATCGGAACAGGTTTTGTGAAATTAGATAAGTGGATTCCGGGTCAAGAAATTCGTTTAGTGAAAAACACAGAATATTGGGGCGAGCAAGTAGCCTATGATTCGGTTGTATTCAAAACAGTTCCTGAAAGTCAAACACGTGCAGCAGATTTAGAGGCTGGCTATGCACATATTATTGACCCAGTACAGCCAACTGAAGTACCACTTGTAGAAGGCTTTGCAAATATGATTAATCAACCTTCTGTATCTATTTCATATTTAGGTTTTAATACAGAAAAAGCACCATTTGATAATGCAAAAGTTCGACAAGCTATTTCAAAAGCTTTAGATCGTAAATCTATTATTGATGGTGTTTACGATGGCTTCGGTGTTGCAGCATTTGGTCCATTATCTCCAATGGTTTGGGGCTATACAGAAGATGTGACACACCAAGATACTAATATCGAAGAAGCGAAAAAGTTATTAGAAGAAGCAGGCTTTAAAGATGGCTTCAAAACAACAATTTGGACAAATGACAATCCTCAACGTCAACAAATTGCGATTATATTACAAGAAACATTAAAGCAATTAAAAATTGACGTTTCCATTGAGGTAATGGAGTGGGGTGCATATTTAGAAAAAACATCTAAAGGCGATCATGATATGTTCATGCTTGGCTGGGCACCGTCAACTGGGGATGCAGATGGCGCGCTTTATCCATTATTCCATTCATCGGACATCGGTAATAACAACCGTACACGTTACTCAAATCCAGAGCTAGATAAGCTATTGGAAGCAGGACGGGTGGAAACAGATGATACAAAACGTGAGTCAATTTATAAAGAGGCACAAGAAATTATTAATGCAGAAGCACCAGCTGCATTTGTTCACCATCAAGCTTATTTAACAGGCTACAGTAAAAATGTTTCTGGTTTCTCTGTGGATGCTACGGGAATTTATCAGTTGCACAAAGTGAAAATTTCAAAATAA
- a CDS encoding amidohydrolase, with protein sequence MNQLWTNGIIYTMESEFSTVEAVLVEEGEIRAVGTFEALKNQADEVIDLHGATMYPGFVDSHLHMIAHGEKLQRLDLSQATSAEQILALVSEAAKTLEAGQWLLGEGWNENNFYDGLIPTKEELDKISKVPILLTRVCHHVVLANSTALAAGHITAQTSDPLGGKIGRHADGNLNGLLYELAINIITDAIPKEGEAYINSLETALYQAVDNMLSHGLTGGHTEEMSYFGPYTNPLTAYQRVIGNVQNFRVHLLRHHNVFQEMMDAYEDVQESFVELGAMKIFADGSFGGSTAALLSPYANDENSKGMLIHTDEQMEQLIKLARDHQEAVAIHMIGDAGVEQVLALLEKHPVFPGKRDRLIHCCLVTPEQIERMKKLPVILDLQPAFVPSDFPWVLEKIGSQRTSLAYAWKTFIDEGLMCAAGTDAPIEAISPMETIYAAVERKKSGDTHDGYIPEEKVSRFEAVKMYTVGSAQAICKEHKRGQIKVGYDADFTIFDRDLFAGTTEDMRQAKALKTVVAGNVVFNRNTN encoded by the coding sequence ATGAACCAACTTTGGACAAATGGCATCATTTATACAATGGAAAGTGAATTTTCAACAGTAGAGGCGGTCCTTGTAGAAGAAGGTGAAATTCGAGCTGTGGGAACATTTGAAGCATTGAAAAATCAAGCGGATGAAGTTATTGATCTACATGGTGCAACGATGTATCCAGGTTTTGTGGATAGCCATTTGCATATGATAGCCCATGGTGAAAAGCTACAACGTCTCGATTTATCACAGGCAACATCCGCCGAGCAAATACTAGCACTCGTAAGTGAAGCTGCAAAAACACTAGAAGCAGGACAATGGCTATTGGGTGAAGGCTGGAATGAAAATAATTTTTATGATGGGCTTATTCCTACAAAAGAAGAGCTAGATAAAATTTCAAAAGTTCCGATACTATTGACGCGTGTCTGTCATCATGTTGTGCTAGCGAATTCAACTGCTTTAGCTGCCGGCCATATAACAGCGCAAACAAGTGATCCCCTTGGTGGTAAAATTGGACGTCATGCGGATGGGAATTTAAATGGTTTACTGTATGAACTTGCGATTAATATAATAACGGATGCGATACCAAAAGAAGGAGAAGCTTATATAAACTCCTTGGAAACAGCATTGTATCAAGCGGTGGACAATATGCTTTCTCACGGATTGACGGGTGGACATACCGAGGAAATGAGCTACTTTGGTCCCTATACAAACCCATTAACCGCGTATCAGCGCGTCATAGGAAATGTGCAAAACTTCCGTGTTCATCTACTTCGTCATCATAATGTGTTCCAAGAAATGATGGATGCGTATGAAGATGTTCAAGAGTCTTTTGTAGAACTAGGTGCAATGAAAATTTTTGCAGATGGATCTTTTGGTGGTTCGACAGCGGCGTTGCTATCACCCTATGCAAATGATGAAAATAGTAAAGGGATGCTCATTCATACAGATGAACAAATGGAGCAACTTATTAAGCTTGCTCGAGACCATCAGGAAGCTGTTGCGATTCATATGATTGGAGATGCGGGTGTAGAGCAAGTTCTTGCATTGTTAGAAAAGCACCCGGTATTTCCTGGGAAACGTGATCGACTCATTCACTGTTGTTTAGTCACACCAGAACAAATCGAACGAATGAAAAAGTTACCAGTTATTTTAGACTTGCAACCAGCGTTTGTGCCTTCTGATTTTCCGTGGGTGTTAGAAAAAATTGGTTCACAACGCACGTCCTTAGCTTATGCTTGGAAGACATTTATAGATGAAGGTCTTATGTGTGCTGCGGGAACTGATGCGCCGATTGAAGCGATTAGCCCGATGGAAACAATTTATGCTGCCGTAGAGCGTAAAAAATCGGGTGATACCCATGATGGATATATTCCCGAAGAAAAAGTATCGCGCTTTGAGGCAGTAAAAATGTATACAGTAGGCAGTGCGCAAGCTATTTGTAAGGAGCATAAGCGCGGCCAAATTAAAGTGGGTTATGACGCGGATTTCACTATTTTTGACCGCGATTTATTTGCAGGTACGACAGAAGATATGCGGCAAGCCAAAGCATTAAAAACCGTAGTAGCGGGTAATGTTGTCTTTAATAGAAACACAAATTAA
- a CDS encoding fructose-2,6-bisphosphatase, whose amino-acid sequence MKKLVMLMMVMLLLVACGTESSEPKDNTQGSAKDKTIVLYKSDANAEFTMPFEEKYPSKDKDLVKFIFDKVNEHEVALIDYKFEQDNKSLVLNLGDDIYTIQGSAGASMFVETLVKSYFENFPKLQEVTFIHKGSYESILDHMMIGEPYNRENFKME is encoded by the coding sequence ATGAAAAAGTTAGTAATGCTAATGATGGTCATGTTGTTATTGGTGGCTTGCGGAACGGAATCATCGGAGCCAAAAGATAACACACAAGGAAGTGCTAAAGATAAAACAATTGTATTATACAAATCGGATGCTAATGCCGAGTTTACGATGCCGTTTGAAGAAAAATATCCGAGTAAAGATAAAGATTTGGTGAAATTTATATTTGATAAAGTGAATGAGCATGAAGTCGCGCTTATTGATTACAAATTTGAACAAGATAATAAAAGTTTAGTATTAAATTTAGGTGATGATATTTACACAATTCAAGGCTCAGCAGGGGCAAGTATGTTTGTAGAGACATTAGTCAAATCTTATTTTGAAAACTTCCCAAAATTACAGGAAGTCACATTTATTCATAAAGGCTCATACGAATCGATTTTGGATCACATGATGATCGGCGAACCGTATAATCGAGAAAACTTCAAAATGGAGTAA
- a CDS encoding ABC transporter ATP-binding protein, whose product MFSVLFKLKWFFKQYRKQYTIAITLLMIASVVEVLPPWILGEAIDAMTEGEMTSELLAKYIAFILGAALISYALNYVWQYQLFGGSITLDRILRKRLMQQFLNMTPTFYEKNRTGDLMAKATNDLNSVTLTAGFGIMTLIDSTVFMGLIILAMGFFISWKLTFFAMLPIPIMAVIIQYLGKIVHERYMTAQHAFGEMNDNVLESVAGTRVIRAYVQEKEDEQRFADMSEDVFNKNMHVAYINGMFMPITKIGTGICYVIALGYGAVLVSHGELSVGQLVSFNVYLGLAVWPMFAIGELINVMQQGSASLDRVQETLEYEADVQNPASPKSYAIPNSIGFDNFTFQYPLSQMKNLQQISLNLKKGQTLGIVGKTGAGKTTFIRQLLREYPLGDGNIIINDTNISNMTKEQVLDWIGYVPQDHTLFSRTIRENILFGKEDATSEEINEAIRLADFKKDLTNLPMGIETLVGEKGVSLSGGQKQRVSIARALIKDPEILILDDSLSAVDAKTESKIIENIQTERAGKTTIISTHRLSGIQHADEVIVLDDGMIVERGTHEQLLTLGGWYKEQFDRQQLEEVSE is encoded by the coding sequence ATGTTTAGCGTACTTTTTAAATTAAAATGGTTTTTCAAACAATACCGAAAGCAATATACGATTGCTATCACCTTACTTATGATTGCGAGTGTAGTCGAAGTATTGCCTCCATGGATTTTAGGTGAGGCAATCGATGCAATGACAGAAGGTGAAATGACAAGTGAACTTTTAGCTAAATATATCGCATTTATCTTAGGGGCAGCTTTAATTAGTTATGCACTTAACTATGTATGGCAATATCAATTATTCGGTGGCTCCATTACACTCGATCGAATCTTACGTAAACGGTTGATGCAACAATTTTTAAATATGACACCTACGTTTTATGAAAAAAATCGTACGGGTGACTTAATGGCCAAAGCAACAAATGATCTAAACTCAGTCACTTTAACAGCTGGTTTCGGGATTATGACACTAATTGATTCCACTGTTTTTATGGGGCTTATTATTTTAGCAATGGGCTTCTTTATTTCTTGGAAGCTGACATTTTTTGCGATGCTACCAATTCCAATTATGGCCGTCATCATTCAATATTTAGGGAAAATCGTACATGAACGTTATATGACTGCACAGCATGCATTTGGTGAGATGAACGATAATGTTCTAGAATCTGTTGCTGGTACACGTGTTATTCGTGCCTATGTTCAAGAAAAAGAGGATGAACAACGTTTCGCTGATATGAGTGAGGATGTTTTCAATAAAAACATGCACGTTGCCTATATTAACGGGATGTTTATGCCGATCACGAAAATCGGAACAGGTATTTGTTATGTCATTGCACTTGGCTATGGGGCTGTACTAGTTTCTCATGGGGAGCTTTCAGTAGGTCAGCTTGTTTCATTTAACGTTTATTTAGGTTTGGCGGTATGGCCAATGTTCGCAATTGGTGAGCTTATTAACGTGATGCAGCAAGGGAGTGCTTCTTTAGACCGGGTTCAAGAGACGCTTGAGTATGAGGCAGATGTTCAAAATCCAGCATCGCCAAAATCATATGCGATCCCAAATTCAATTGGATTTGATAACTTCACATTCCAATATCCACTATCTCAAATGAAAAATTTACAGCAAATTTCACTGAACTTGAAAAAAGGGCAAACGCTTGGCATTGTCGGAAAAACAGGTGCGGGTAAAACGACATTCATTCGTCAATTACTACGTGAGTATCCCCTTGGTGATGGAAACATCATCATCAATGATACGAACATTTCGAATATGACGAAAGAACAAGTTTTAGACTGGATTGGCTATGTTCCACAAGATCACACACTATTCTCACGTACCATTCGTGAAAATATATTGTTTGGTAAGGAAGATGCAACATCTGAGGAAATTAATGAAGCAATCCGACTTGCTGACTTTAAAAAGGATTTAACGAATTTACCGATGGGTATTGAAACGCTTGTTGGTGAAAAAGGGGTTTCCCTATCCGGCGGACAAAAGCAGCGTGTTTCGATCGCTCGCGCCTTAATTAAAGATCCGGAAATCTTAATTTTAGATGATTCATTATCTGCTGTTGATGCGAAAACGGAATCAAAAATTATCGAAAATATTCAAACAGAGCGTGCTGGTAAAACGACGATTATTTCAACACACCGTCTCTCAGGTATTCAACATGCCGACGAGGTAATTGTGCTAGATGATGGCATGATTGTAGAACGTGGTACACATGAACAGCTCCTTACTTTAGGTGGTTGGTATAAAGAGCAATTTGATCGCCAGCAGCTAGAGGAGGTGAGCGAATGA
- a CDS encoding ABC transporter ATP-binding protein encodes MSTSKRLYLYAIKFKSPILIGLILLTLAVVADIMGPFIAKYIIDNYMAPGSLQAEPIIWLLSVFFLLAVMTAVFRYFMNIYLQRGANRVVQQLRKDVFGHIQKLPIEYFDNLPAGKVVARVTNDTEAIRNLYVTVLSQFATSFITIAGVYVALFILNWKMALVALILIPIVYAWMILYRKYASQYNHVIRTKIADINAMINESINGMTIIQAFRREEQMKHEFDEMNNEHYEYHRKLLVLDSATSHNLVNILRLAMFAVFVFYFGTQSMTLPEAVSAGTLYAFVDYITRLFNPITNLVNQFSQLERSLVAGSRVFELLEQPGENVSETRIERYTGNVVFDNVSFAYKNDEYVLKNIQFEAKQGETIALVGHTGSGKSSIMNLLFRFYDPQKGRIIIDGQDITKLPRQAIRQHMGIVLQDPYLFTGTIETNVSLNDERISRETVEKALAAVGGDRVLAKLEHGIDEPVIEKGSTLSSGQRQLISFARALAFDPAILILDEATSNIDSETEEIIQHAMDVLKQGRTTFIIAHRLSTIKNADKILVLDRGEIVEQGSHDELVALGGKYELMYRLQSGALA; translated from the coding sequence ATGAGTACATCAAAAAGATTGTATTTATACGCTATAAAATTTAAATCACCGATACTAATCGGTTTAATCTTATTAACGCTTGCAGTAGTAGCGGATATCATGGGACCGTTCATTGCGAAATATATCATTGACAACTATATGGCGCCTGGTAGCTTACAGGCTGAACCGATTATTTGGCTACTTTCTGTATTCTTCCTGCTTGCTGTAATGACAGCGGTGTTCCGTTATTTTATGAACATCTACTTACAGCGCGGGGCTAACCGTGTCGTACAGCAATTGCGTAAAGATGTTTTTGGACATATTCAAAAGCTTCCAATCGAGTACTTTGACAACTTGCCTGCTGGAAAAGTTGTTGCCCGTGTTACGAACGATACAGAAGCAATTCGTAATCTTTATGTGACAGTACTTTCCCAGTTTGCTACAAGCTTCATTACTATTGCAGGGGTTTATGTGGCACTGTTTATCTTAAACTGGAAAATGGCACTTGTTGCACTTATTTTAATTCCGATTGTGTATGCATGGATGATTTTATACCGTAAATATGCCTCTCAATACAATCATGTTATCCGCACAAAAATTGCGGATATTAATGCCATGATTAATGAATCGATTAACGGCATGACAATCATTCAAGCATTCCGTCGTGAGGAACAAATGAAGCATGAGTTTGATGAAATGAACAATGAACATTACGAATACCATCGTAAATTACTTGTCCTAGACTCGGCTACTTCTCATAACTTAGTAAATATTTTACGTTTAGCGATGTTTGCTGTGTTTGTATTTTACTTTGGTACACAATCGATGACGTTACCAGAAGCTGTTTCTGCAGGAACGCTATATGCTTTTGTTGATTACATTACACGTCTTTTTAATCCCATCACAAACTTAGTGAACCAATTTTCACAGCTAGAGCGTTCACTTGTTGCTGGTTCTCGTGTATTTGAGCTGTTAGAGCAACCCGGGGAAAATGTAAGTGAAACACGTATTGAACGCTACACAGGGAATGTTGTGTTCGATAATGTTTCATTCGCTTATAAAAACGATGAATACGTATTAAAAAACATCCAATTCGAGGCAAAACAAGGGGAAACAATTGCACTCGTTGGGCATACAGGTTCAGGAAAAAGTTCGATTATGAATTTATTATTCCGCTTCTATGATCCACAAAAAGGTCGCATCATTATTGACGGGCAGGATATTACAAAGCTTCCTCGTCAAGCAATTCGCCAGCATATGGGGATCGTTTTACAAGACCCTTACTTGTTTACAGGTACGATTGAAACGAATGTTAGCTTAAATGATGAACGTATCTCGCGTGAAACCGTGGAAAAAGCACTTGCTGCAGTTGGTGGAGATCGTGTTCTAGCAAAACTAGAACATGGCATAGATGAGCCAGTTATTGAAAAAGGAAGTACGCTTTCTTCTGGTCAGCGTCAGCTTATTTCATTCGCACGTGCGCTTGCCTTTGATCCAGCAATTTTAATTTTGGATGAAGCGACATCAAATATTGACTCCGAAACTGAGGAAATTATTCAGCATGCGATGGACGTTTTAAAGCAAGGACGCACAACATTTATCATTGCACACCGACTTTCAACGATTAAAAATGCAGATAAGATTTTAGTGTTAGACCGCGGTGAAATTGTTGAGCAAGGTTCACATGATGAACTCGTTGCATTAGGTGGGAAATATGAGCTGATGTATCGTTTACAATCTGGGGCACTTGCTTAA
- a CDS encoding GNAT family N-acetyltransferase — translation MIYKNDVVGISSTMLNGFFVDWPNPPNPQTHLKLLKNSNKVVIAFDEDTNQVVGFITAISDGVLSAYIPFLEVLPAYKNTGIGKELVKRLLKELDDIYMIDLCCDDNLIPYYENFGMIKSNGMLVRNYEMQSGISNK, via the coding sequence ATGATATACAAAAATGATGTTGTTGGCATTTCGTCTACTATGTTGAATGGCTTTTTCGTGGATTGGCCTAATCCTCCAAATCCACAAACGCACTTAAAACTATTGAAAAATAGCAATAAAGTGGTCATTGCGTTCGATGAAGATACAAATCAAGTTGTTGGATTTATAACTGCAATTAGTGATGGCGTTCTATCAGCCTACATTCCGTTCCTTGAAGTTTTACCAGCGTATAAAAACACAGGTATTGGCAAGGAATTAGTAAAACGCTTGTTGAAAGAACTTGATGATATTTATATGATTGATCTGTGCTGTGATGATAACTTAATTCCTTACTATGAAAACTTTGGAATGATAAAATCAAACGGCATGCTCGTAAGGAATTATGAAATGCAATCTGGAATTTCAAACAAATAA
- a CDS encoding CueP family metal-binding protein, translating to MKIKLLSVALLAVGILAACGEEKGTEGGQSPAPVEPSTSQPETKEPTTTQGQTEDIKALVASYSSNKITDEQASITSTQLIVTDKDGNETTYDLPEEEFFVSIAPYINQTHPCTNHSLTGCQGELVSKEFDVFIENEKGEIIVDEKLTTLENGFFDLWLPRNQVYIIQIEHDGKKVEGGFTTFEEDGTCITTLQLL from the coding sequence ATGAAGATTAAATTATTATCAGTAGCATTGCTCGCGGTAGGTATACTCGCAGCATGTGGTGAGGAAAAAGGGACAGAGGGAGGACAATCTCCAGCACCAGTAGAACCTTCTACGTCACAACCTGAAACTAAAGAACCTACAACGACACAAGGGCAAACAGAGGATATTAAGGCATTAGTAGCAAGTTATAGCTCGAATAAAATAACAGATGAGCAAGCTTCGATTACATCAACACAGTTAATCGTAACGGATAAAGATGGTAATGAGACGACATATGATTTACCAGAGGAAGAGTTTTTCGTTTCGATTGCACCGTATATTAATCAAACACATCCATGTACAAACCATAGCTTAACAGGGTGTCAAGGTGAATTAGTCAGTAAGGAATTTGATGTATTTATTGAAAATGAAAAAGGAGAAATCATTGTAGACGAGAAACTTACGACGTTAGAAAATGGTTTCTTCGATTTATGGCTACCTCGTAATCAGGTATACATTATTCAAATCGAGCATGACGGTAAAAAAGTAGAGGGTGGATTTACAACTTTTGAAGAAGATGGTACATGCATTACAACATTACAGCTTTTATAA
- a CDS encoding RNA polymerase alpha subunit C-terminal domain-containing protein codes for MKSEKTVRTCPQGHNYYKSSDCPTCPVCEAAKKPTAGFLATLSAPARRALEHEGITTLEHLSGFSEKEILKLHGVGPATMPTLRKALQDAQLAFLTKK; via the coding sequence ATGAAATCCGAAAAAACAGTAAGAACATGCCCACAAGGACATAATTATTATAAAAGCAGTGACTGCCCAACATGTCCTGTTTGTGAAGCAGCGAAAAAACCAACAGCGGGATTTTTAGCAACACTTTCAGCACCTGCAAGAAGAGCGTTGGAGCATGAAGGAATTACGACGTTAGAACACTTATCGGGGTTTTCAGAAAAGGAAATTTTGAAGCTACACGGTGTTGGACCGGCAACAATGCCTACATTAAGAAAAGCACTACAAGATGCCCAACTCGCTTTTCTAACTAAAAAGTAG
- the ahpF gene encoding alkyl hydroperoxide reductase subunit F produces the protein MLDNQIKAQLQQYLTMLEGDLVLKVSAGDDKVSQNLLELVTELEKMSPRITLEHTILERTPSFSVNKKGEEDSGVVFAGLPLGHEFTSLVLALLQVSGRAPKVDESVIKRIQAIKEPMHFETFVSLTCHNCPDVVQALNIMSVLNPNITHVMVEGGAFQHEVTERDIMAVPTVFANGKNFAGGRMDIEEILNQIGSKSDGSEFANVEPFDVLVVGGGPAGAAAAIYSARKGIRTGIVSERFGGQVNDTLSIENIIGTKATEGPAFVSNLEAHVADYAIDVMKSQRAAKIEKKDFVEVTLENGAVLKGKAVILSTGARYRQLGVPGEQEFKNKGVAYCPHCDGPIFKGKNIAVIGGGNSGVEAAIDLAGIVNHVTLLQGSEELTADKVLQERVRSLKNVTVITNAFTQEITGTNKVNGLTYIDKVTGKEHHVELEGIFVQIGLLPNTEFLQGAITMNAHGEIIVDKHGATNMPGVFAAGDCTDAAYKQIIISMGSGATAALGAFDYMIRHTSGESELMGV, from the coding sequence ATGTTAGATAATCAAATTAAAGCACAATTACAACAATATTTAACAATGCTTGAAGGCGATTTAGTGTTAAAGGTAAGTGCGGGAGATGATAAAGTTTCTCAAAACTTGCTTGAATTAGTAACGGAGCTTGAGAAAATGTCTCCACGTATTACACTCGAGCATACAATTCTAGAGCGTACACCAAGTTTTAGTGTGAATAAAAAAGGTGAAGAAGATTCTGGTGTTGTATTTGCAGGCTTACCACTTGGACATGAATTTACGTCATTAGTACTAGCATTACTACAAGTTTCAGGTCGTGCGCCGAAAGTAGATGAATCGGTTATTAAACGTATACAAGCGATTAAAGAGCCGATGCATTTTGAAACTTTTGTTAGCTTGACGTGCCACAACTGTCCAGATGTTGTACAAGCATTAAATATTATGTCTGTATTAAATCCGAATATTACGCATGTAATGGTCGAAGGTGGCGCGTTCCAGCATGAAGTAACAGAGCGTGACATTATGGCTGTACCAACTGTATTTGCAAATGGTAAGAACTTTGCAGGTGGTCGAATGGATATTGAAGAAATTTTAAATCAAATTGGTAGTAAATCAGATGGCTCTGAATTTGCTAACGTTGAACCGTTTGATGTGTTAGTTGTTGGTGGTGGTCCTGCGGGAGCTGCAGCGGCCATTTACTCAGCGCGTAAAGGAATTCGCACAGGAATCGTATCAGAGCGCTTCGGTGGGCAAGTAAATGATACATTATCAATTGAGAATATTATTGGGACAAAGGCAACAGAAGGCCCAGCATTTGTTTCAAACTTAGAAGCTCATGTTGCCGATTATGCGATCGATGTGATGAAATCTCAGCGTGCAGCGAAAATTGAGAAGAAGGATTTCGTGGAAGTAACGTTAGAGAATGGCGCGGTATTAAAAGGGAAAGCAGTGATCCTTTCTACAGGTGCGCGCTACCGTCAGCTTGGTGTACCTGGTGAGCAAGAGTTTAAAAATAAAGGTGTTGCATACTGTCCACACTGTGATGGTCCTATTTTTAAAGGGAAAAATATTGCGGTTATTGGTGGCGGTAACTCTGGCGTTGAAGCGGCAATCGACTTAGCGGGTATTGTTAACCACGTTACTTTACTACAAGGCAGTGAAGAACTAACAGCGGATAAAGTTTTACAAGAACGTGTACGTAGCTTGAAAAACGTAACGGTTATTACGAATGCTTTCACGCAAGAAATTACAGGTACTAATAAAGTAAACGGTTTAACATATATAGACAAGGTTACAGGCAAGGAACACCATGTAGAACTAGAGGGTATTTTCGTCCAAATCGGTTTACTACCAAATACAGAATTTTTACAAGGTGCAATTACAATGAACGCACATGGTGAAATTATTGTAGATAAGCACGGCGCAACAAATATGCCAGGTGTCTTTGCAGCAGGTGACTGTACAGATGCAGCTTATAAACAAATTATTATTTCAATGGGCTCTGGTGCTACAGCAGCACTTGGCGCATTCGATTATATGATTCGCCATACATCAGGTGAATCCGAATTAATGGGCGTATAA